One window of the Labilibaculum sp. genome contains the following:
- a CDS encoding HIT family protein, producing the protein MPDKCLVCERISKILNHENPYFVAELETGYVVLGDFQFFKGYVLLLCKQHKTELHQLDEDFKMKFLKEMSEVAEAVHLAFQPQKLNYEMLGNAYSHLHWHIVPRYKDDPNPLKPIWTIDSKIINAEETRPNDQMLFELKEKLLNALKTTVSSDRLVI; encoded by the coding sequence ATGCCGGATAAATGTCTTGTTTGTGAAAGGATTTCAAAAATTCTAAATCATGAAAATCCATACTTTGTGGCTGAACTGGAAACGGGCTATGTTGTTTTGGGAGATTTTCAATTCTTTAAGGGCTACGTTTTATTGCTTTGTAAACAACACAAAACCGAGTTGCATCAATTGGATGAAGATTTTAAGATGAAATTCTTAAAAGAAATGAGTGAAGTTGCCGAGGCTGTTCATCTGGCTTTTCAACCCCAAAAATTAAACTATGAAATGTTGGGAAATGCATATTCTCATTTGCATTGGCATATTGTTCCCAGATATAAAGATGATCCCAACCCACTGAAACCGATTTGGACAATTGACAGCAAAATAATAAATGCAGAGGAAACCAGACCAAACGATCAAATGTTGTTTGAACTAAAAGAAAAGCTGTTAAATGCTTTGAAAACTACGGTTAGCTCTGATCGGTTGGTGATTTAA
- a CDS encoding DMT family transporter, with protein sequence MIGAQTKGTLMVLLSAVFFGLLPFFAIKTYAEGFDVSNLLLYRFSFAFVLIGLFCIYKKISLRVNKKQFFLLLILAFVGTMMTTYTLFLSYQYISSGLASTLHFVYPVITIVFAGIIYKEKFTLKKVTALFLSVAGISLLSLGGGAAINATGVLWALVSGLFYAIYILCMANPELRKISPYSVAFWIFGITAILFFGKCLFIDGINTNPTAMSLFYIVNLSFWSTFLSVVLFYMGMKYTGPGNASLLSTLEPLTGLVVGVFVFNDAMDLKSSLAVLLILTAVFIVMQNNKKPNYRMLFYKITPRRLRRA encoded by the coding sequence ATGATTGGAGCACAAACAAAAGGAACCCTTATGGTTCTTTTATCAGCAGTATTTTTTGGACTGCTGCCTTTTTTTGCCATTAAAACCTATGCCGAAGGTTTTGATGTAAGTAACCTGCTGTTGTACCGATTCAGTTTTGCATTTGTGTTGATTGGTTTGTTTTGTATCTACAAAAAGATTAGTCTTCGTGTCAATAAAAAACAATTTTTTCTATTGCTGATTCTTGCATTTGTTGGAACCATGATGACTACCTACACACTCTTTTTATCTTACCAGTACATATCATCGGGATTGGCAAGCACACTTCATTTTGTGTACCCCGTTATCACGATTGTTTTTGCAGGTATCATTTACAAAGAGAAATTCACATTAAAAAAAGTAACGGCTCTATTTTTGTCTGTTGCTGGAATTTCTTTGTTGTCGTTAGGCGGCGGTGCAGCGATTAATGCAACCGGTGTTTTATGGGCTTTGGTATCGGGTTTATTTTATGCCATTTACATTTTGTGTATGGCCAATCCCGAACTAAGGAAAATTTCGCCTTACAGTGTGGCTTTTTGGATTTTTGGAATCACAGCAATTTTGTTCTTTGGCAAATGCTTGTTCATAGATGGCATCAACACAAATCCCACTGCCATGTCTTTATTTTATATCGTAAATCTTAGTTTTTGGTCTACTTTTTTGTCGGTTGTTTTGTTTTATATGGGGATGAAATACACCGGACCCGGGAATGCGTCTCTTTTGTCGACTCTTGAACCTCTTACGGGGCTTGTGGTAGGAGTGTTTGTGTTTAATGATGCAATGGACTTAAAAAGTTCTTTGGCTGTTCTTCTGATATTGACTGCTGTTTTTATTGTGATGCAAAACAATAAGAAACCAAACTACCGAATGCTTTTTTACAAAATAACTCCCCGCAGACTAAGGAGAGCTTAA